The following coding sequences lie in one Loxodonta africana isolate mLoxAfr1 chromosome X, mLoxAfr1.hap2, whole genome shotgun sequence genomic window:
- the PNMA5 gene encoding paraneoplastic antigen-like protein 5, whose translation MAVNLLEDWCKGMDLDPRKALLIVGIPIECSEAEIKETVKVGFQPLFSYRVLGRMFMRENNAKAVFIELAEPVNYSLMPSHILGRGGTWEVVVNPRNPDDEFISRLNYFLKDEGRRMVDVAKTLGYSSPGATEGREHEVLGPEAAPGLQPLKESMWYRKLKVFSGNAFPVPGEETFEVWLEQATEMMQLWQVSEVEKRRRLMESLRGSALSIMRVLRANNDAMTVEECLDALTQIFGNKEDYRTSQFHFLQAFQKSGEKISTFLLHLEPLLHKAVQHSPITTRSADMIRLKHILARASMTPSLRGKLEILDQRGCPPTFLELMKLIRDEEEWETTMAVSQEKQRQVGKGRRGSSRQVMVEVHAPAPQAPMPAGSFIENSTQTAQGGAPLSLKRKRLPCSYGSGDDDQVMCPGAENQPSAKKQQPVAVEESGNGVGAGALSHPEP comes from the coding sequence ATGGCCGTGAACCTGTTAGAAGATTGGTGCAAGGGGATGGACCTGGACCCCAGGAAGGCCCTGCTGATTGTGGGGATCCCCATAGAGTGCAGTGAGGCTGAGATCAAGGAGACCGTGAAAGTGGGCTTTCAGCCTTTGTTTTCCTATAGAGTGCTGGGCAGAATGTTCATGAGGGAAAACAACGCCAAGGCCGTCTTTATCGAGCTGGCAGAGCCCGTCAACTACTCTCTGATGCCTAGTCACATCCTGGGCAGGGGGGGCACCTGGGAGGTGGTGGTGAATCCCCGCAACCCAGATGATGAGTTTATCAGTAGACTGAACTACTTCCTGAAAGACGAGGGCCGGCGAATGGTGGATGTGGCCAAAACCCTGGGGTATAGCAGCCCAGGTGCCACTGAGGGCAGGGAGCACGAGGTCTTAGGCCCAGAGGCAGCACCGGGTTTGCAGCCCCTGAAGGAAAGCATGTGGTACCGGAAATTGAAAGTGTTTTCGGGAAATGCTTTCCCAGTACCCGGCGAGGAGACCTTTGAGGTCTGGCTAGAGCAGGCGACCGAGATGATGCAGCTGTGGCAGGTATCTGAGGTGGAGAAGCGGCGGCGGCTGATGGAGAGCCTGCGCGGCTCTGCGCTGTCCATCATGCGGGTGCTGCGGGCCAACAACGATGCCATGACGGTGGAGGAGTGCCTTGACGCGCTGACGCAGATATTCGGCAACAAGGAGGACTATCGCACCTCTCAGTTCCACTTCCTTCAGGCCTTCCAGAAGTCTGGGGAGAAAATCTCCACTTTCCTGCTTCACTTGGAACCCCTGCTTCACAAGGCGGTGCAACACAGCCCCATCACCACTCGCAGTGCAGACATGATCCGTCTGAAGCACATCCTGGCCCGGGCCTCCATGACTCCCTCACTCCGTGGCAAGCTGGAGATCCTCGACCAACGAGGGTGTCCCCCCACTTTTCTGGAGTTGATGAAGCTCATTCGCGATGAAGAGGAGTGGGAAACAACCATGGCAGTGAGCCAGGAGAAGCAGAGGCAAGTAGGAAAGGGCCGGAGGGGCTCCAGCAGACAGGTGATGGTGGAGGTCCATGCCCCTGCACCCCAGGCTCCGATGCCGGCAGGATCCTTCATCGAGAACAGCACCCAGACGGCACAGGGAGGGGCTCCCCTGTCACTGAAGCGCAAGCGCCTGCCGTGCTCCTATGGCAGTGGGGATGATGACCAAGTCATGTGTCCCGGGGCTGAGAACCAGCCCTCAGCCAAGAAGCAGCAGCCAGTTGCAGTGGAAGAGTCGGGAAACGGGGTAGGGGCTGGGGCTTTGAGCCACCCCGAGCCCTAA